In the Piscinibacter sp. XHJ-5 genome, one interval contains:
- the cysE gene encoding serine O-acetyltransferase, with translation MFERLREDIACILERDPAARSKWEVLTCYPGLHALVLHRWAHSCWTRGWHWSARFISNAARWLTGIEIHPGATIGRRVFIDHGLGIVIGETAEVGDECTLYQGVTLGGTSLYKGTKRHPTLGRGVVVSAGAKVLGGFTVGDGARVGANAVLLKPVPPGATAVGIPARIIEATAESRREELSARMGFSAYGVTQGDDPVAQAMKGLIDNAAGHEHQIALLWAAIEKLSPAKTEECVPSDAQTTEDFDADHLKQLMR, from the coding sequence ATGTTCGAGCGCCTCCGAGAAGACATCGCCTGCATCCTCGAGCGCGACCCCGCCGCGCGCTCCAAGTGGGAGGTGTTGACTTGTTACCCGGGCCTGCACGCCCTGGTGCTGCATCGCTGGGCCCACAGCTGCTGGACACGGGGCTGGCACTGGTCGGCGCGCTTCATCTCCAACGCCGCGCGCTGGCTCACCGGCATCGAGATCCATCCCGGCGCCACCATCGGCCGGCGCGTGTTCATCGACCACGGCCTGGGCATCGTGATCGGCGAGACGGCCGAGGTGGGCGACGAATGCACGCTCTACCAGGGCGTCACGCTGGGCGGCACGTCGCTGTACAAGGGCACGAAGCGGCATCCCACGCTGGGCCGCGGCGTGGTCGTCAGCGCCGGCGCCAAGGTGCTGGGCGGCTTCACCGTGGGCGACGGCGCGCGAGTCGGCGCCAACGCGGTGCTGCTGAAGCCGGTGCCTCCCGGCGCCACGGCGGTGGGCATCCCGGCGCGCATCATCGAGGCCACGGCAGAGTCGCGGCGCGAGGAGCTGTCGGCCCGCATGGGTTTCTCTGCCTACGGCGTCACGCAGGGTGACGATCCGGTCGCCCAGGCGATGAAGGGCCTGATCGACAACGCCGCGGGGCACGAGCACCAGATCGCGCTGCTGTGGGCGGCGATCGAGAAGCTGTCACCGGCCAAGACCGAGGAATGCGTGCCGAGCGATGCGCAGACCACGGAAGACTTCGATGCGGATCACCTCAAGCAACTGATGCGCTAG
- a CDS encoding RNA methyltransferase: MPAADSTRFILLNTSHAGNVGAAARAMKVMGFCDLVLVAPRLPDVLTQPDALAMASGATDVLGQARIAGTLAEALDGITFACATAMTPRDFGPPTHAPRALFATLDADAQRVAFVFGSERFGMSNDDVYRCHACLSIPTHPAYGSLNLAQAVQLIAYDWREALGGFAVQPRTREPEWADAAAVQGALVHWQGVLEQIGFLDPAAPKKLMPRLNQLLNRAGLTREEIHILRGIARAIAARERR, translated from the coding sequence ATGCCCGCAGCCGACTCCACGCGCTTCATCCTGTTGAATACGAGCCACGCCGGCAATGTGGGTGCGGCGGCGCGGGCGATGAAGGTGATGGGGTTTTGCGATCTCGTGCTCGTCGCCCCGCGCCTTCCCGACGTGCTCACGCAGCCCGATGCGCTGGCGATGGCCAGCGGCGCCACCGACGTTCTGGGGCAGGCGCGCATCGCCGGCACGCTGGCCGAGGCGCTCGACGGCATCACCTTCGCCTGCGCCACCGCGATGACGCCGCGCGACTTCGGTCCGCCCACGCATGCGCCGCGCGCGCTTTTCGCCACGCTGGACGCCGACGCGCAGCGCGTGGCCTTCGTCTTCGGATCCGAGCGCTTCGGCATGAGCAACGACGACGTGTACCGCTGCCACGCCTGTCTCAGCATCCCCACCCACCCCGCCTACGGCTCGCTCAACCTCGCGCAGGCCGTGCAGCTGATCGCCTACGACTGGCGCGAGGCGCTGGGCGGCTTCGCGGTGCAGCCGCGCACGCGCGAGCCCGAATGGGCCGACGCGGCGGCGGTGCAGGGCGCGCTGGTGCATTGGCAGGGCGTGCTCGAGCAGATCGGATTCCTCGATCCCGCCGCTCCGAAGAAGCTGATGCCGCGGCTCAACCAGCTGCTCAACCGCGCCGGGCTCACGCGCGAGGAGATCCACATCCTGCGCGGCATCGCGCGTGCCATCGCGGCCCGCGAGCGACGTTGA
- a CDS encoding glycoside hydrolase family 30 beta sandwich domain-containing protein — translation MNARSSVPGTFTYSPAAGTKLEVGVRSLSVTFTPQDKIRYATSTAARTLTVNKAEPPVRWDYPSAALQGSALTAAQITTAPYALYGIRGRADPASYMTVDGKPLSAATASAAGTAIIQATFVPTDSAHYRSATVSTALTVTPASNTAAIDFGVPKQTIRGFGGSAAWYYSKMSDGRLNVLFGTGLADSLGLSILRLRIAPADWNASTQTADTSQWSAELDNGAAAQARGAIVFATPWSPPASMKIVNTDRSNPLYSGRLDPAMYANYAKYLNAYIRYAASRNVNLYAVSLQNEPDWDPQTYESCLWSADEMKSWAGAYGASAISGTPTKLMAPESFYFSQATTDTLLADPKAAGNIGIVGGHLYGGAASYPGSAAKLGKEVWMTEHFLDSVNKSDAKSSWLTSIDDAMAIAKEIHDGLTLSQYNAYVHWWLVNSNDSTPTGLIGTNDTPTYFGIGMKHYSYFIRPGYVRYDTTSLPQKGVRVSAFGTPSGAADNKAVVVLVNENAVDVNLSASINPASRALTALTPYRTTATATFERQPAIGVSGNAFTVLLPAKSITTLVN, via the coding sequence TTGAACGCACGATCGAGCGTTCCCGGCACCTTCACCTATTCGCCGGCAGCGGGAACGAAGCTCGAGGTCGGAGTCCGGTCGCTGTCGGTGACGTTCACGCCGCAGGACAAGATCCGGTATGCGACGAGTACCGCCGCGCGGACGCTGACGGTCAACAAGGCCGAGCCGCCGGTCCGCTGGGATTACCCCTCGGCCGCGCTCCAGGGTTCCGCACTGACGGCCGCGCAGATCACGACGGCGCCGTACGCGCTCTACGGCATCCGAGGCAGAGCCGATCCGGCGTCCTACATGACCGTGGACGGCAAACCGCTGAGCGCGGCGACGGCCAGCGCCGCCGGGACCGCCATCATTCAAGCCACGTTCGTTCCCACGGACAGTGCGCACTACAGGTCGGCTACCGTCAGCACGGCGCTGACCGTCACGCCCGCTTCGAACACGGCGGCCATCGACTTCGGTGTTCCCAAGCAAACGATTCGTGGATTCGGCGGCTCGGCCGCCTGGTACTACAGCAAGATGTCGGACGGTCGCCTGAATGTGCTGTTCGGCACCGGCCTCGCCGACAGTCTCGGATTGAGCATTCTCCGGCTGCGGATCGCGCCGGCCGACTGGAACGCGTCCACACAGACTGCCGACACGAGCCAATGGTCCGCGGAGCTCGACAACGGCGCGGCCGCCCAGGCACGCGGCGCCATCGTCTTTGCCACGCCTTGGTCACCGCCGGCGAGCATGAAGATCGTCAACACGGATCGCAGCAATCCTTTGTACAGCGGGCGCCTGGATCCTGCGATGTACGCGAACTACGCCAAGTACCTGAACGCCTACATCCGGTATGCCGCCAGCCGCAATGTGAATCTGTACGCCGTGTCGCTCCAGAACGAGCCGGACTGGGATCCCCAAACCTATGAATCCTGCCTGTGGAGCGCCGATGAAATGAAGTCCTGGGCCGGCGCCTACGGCGCGAGCGCGATCTCCGGCACGCCCACCAAGCTCATGGCGCCGGAATCCTTCTACTTCTCGCAGGCAACCACCGACACGCTGCTCGCGGACCCCAAGGCCGCCGGCAACATCGGGATCGTCGGCGGACACCTGTACGGAGGCGCCGCGAGCTACCCCGGATCGGCCGCGAAGCTCGGCAAGGAAGTTTGGATGACCGAGCACTTCCTGGACTCGGTCAACAAATCCGACGCCAAGTCTTCCTGGCTCACCAGCATCGACGATGCGATGGCCATCGCGAAGGAAATCCACGACGGCTTGACGCTGTCGCAGTACAACGCATACGTCCATTGGTGGCTCGTCAATTCCAACGACTCGACGCCGACCGGCTTGATCGGCACGAACGACACGCCGACCTATTTCGGGATCGGCATGAAGCACTACTCGTATTTCATTCGTCCGGGCTACGTTCGCTACGACACCACCTCGCTCCCGCAGAAAGGCGTGCGCGTTTCCGCGTTCGGGACGCCGTCGGGCGCCGCCGACAACAAGGCGGTGGTGGTGCTCGTGAACGAGAACGCCGTCGACGTGAACCTCTCGGCATCGATCAATCCCGCGAGTCGCGCGTTGACCGCCTTGACGCCCTACCGCACGACCGCGACCGCGACGTTCGAGCGGCAGCCGGCCATCGGCGTGAGCGGCAATGCGTTCACCGTCCTGCTACCGGCCAAGAGCATCACGACCTTGGTGAACTGA
- a CDS encoding coniferyl aldehyde dehydrogenase, with translation MSTVLTAVEGNVIEADEIARMRRLFDLQHSAFEAMPYPDLAARKAKLRRLIDALRRHQDAIVTAVNADFGVRAGAETKLVEVMGPILEARHALSHLRGWMKPRRRSTELLFLTNSARVEYQPKGVVGIIGTWNFPLYLTLGPLIAALAAGNRAMIKVSEFSPRTTALLRTMLGECFAEDEVAVCGGAVDAAQAFNALPFNHLVFTGSPRVGREVMRAASENLTPVTLELGGKSPAIVGIGADLRDAALRIAHGKAFNAGQICVAPDYALVPRGKAAEFAAAVRDAFGKLYPSVHGNAEYTSIITERHAARLRHLLDDARSKGATLLSCGDAAAAGRQMALTVVTDVNDSMQLMQEEIFGPILPVLEYDRLDDAMARVRSGERPLSLYAFGLSTAEEARVLKETHAGGVTLNDWGWHVFQHDLPFGGIGNSGMGTYHGEEGFRELSHAKSVFKRHRWFPIGLFYPPYGNVVQRLSMRFYLGRTH, from the coding sequence ATGAGTACCGTCCTGACAGCCGTTGAAGGAAACGTGATCGAGGCCGACGAGATCGCGCGCATGCGCCGTCTCTTCGATCTGCAGCACAGCGCGTTCGAGGCGATGCCGTATCCCGACCTTGCAGCGCGCAAGGCCAAGCTGCGCCGCCTGATCGATGCGTTGCGCCGGCACCAGGATGCCATCGTGACCGCAGTGAACGCCGATTTTGGCGTGCGCGCCGGCGCCGAGACCAAGCTGGTCGAGGTGATGGGGCCGATCCTCGAGGCGCGGCATGCGCTGTCGCACCTGCGCGGCTGGATGAAGCCGCGTCGGCGCAGCACCGAGCTGCTGTTCCTGACCAACAGCGCCAGGGTCGAATATCAGCCGAAAGGCGTGGTCGGCATCATCGGCACCTGGAACTTCCCGCTCTACCTGACCCTCGGCCCGCTGATCGCGGCATTGGCGGCGGGCAACCGGGCGATGATCAAGGTCTCGGAGTTTTCGCCGCGCACCACCGCGCTCTTGCGCACGATGCTGGGTGAATGCTTTGCGGAAGACGAAGTCGCGGTATGCGGTGGCGCGGTCGATGCCGCGCAGGCCTTCAATGCATTGCCGTTCAACCACTTGGTGTTCACCGGTTCGCCGCGCGTCGGCCGCGAGGTCATGCGCGCAGCGTCCGAGAACCTCACCCCGGTGACGCTGGAGCTCGGAGGAAAGTCGCCCGCGATCGTCGGCATCGGCGCCGACCTGCGCGATGCAGCGCTGCGCATCGCACACGGAAAGGCGTTCAATGCCGGGCAGATCTGCGTTGCACCCGACTACGCGCTCGTGCCACGCGGAAAAGCGGCAGAGTTCGCGGCCGCGGTGCGCGATGCATTCGGCAAGCTGTACCCGAGCGTGCACGGCAACGCCGAATACACCAGCATCATCACCGAACGGCATGCCGCGCGGCTGCGCCATCTGCTCGACGATGCACGAAGCAAGGGAGCGACGCTGCTGTCATGCGGCGATGCTGCCGCCGCAGGGCGCCAGATGGCGCTGACGGTAGTGACCGATGTGAACGACAGCATGCAGCTGATGCAGGAAGAGATCTTCGGACCGATCCTGCCGGTGCTGGAGTACGACCGTCTGGACGACGCGATGGCGCGGGTGCGCAGTGGCGAGCGGCCGCTGTCGCTTTACGCCTTCGGCCTGAGCACTGCCGAGGAAGCGCGCGTGCTCAAGGAGACGCATGCCGGGGGCGTGACGCTCAACGATTGGGGCTGGCATGTCTTCCAGCACGACCTGCCGTTCGGCGGCATCGGAAATTCGGGCATGGGAACCTATCACGGCGAAGAAGGCTTTCGCGAGCTGTCGCACGCCAAGTCCGTATTCAAGAGGCACCGCTGGTTCCCGATCGGGCTGTTCTATCCGCCGTATGGGAACGTGGTGCAGCGGCTGTCCATGCGCTTCTATCTTGGCAGGACCCACTGA
- a CDS encoding inositol monophosphatase family protein, with the protein MSQALHPMLNIAVKAARAAGAIINRASLDLDLLKVNTKSPNDFVTEVDQAAEQAIIETLLNAYPGHGILAEESGRAHGAQHSDYVWIIDPLDGTTNFIHGFPVYAVSIALTFKGQVQQAVVYDPTRNDLFYASKGRGAFLNDKRLRVSKRTRMQESLVGTGFPFRKGDNFKRYVQMFEAVMQNCAGLRRPGAAALDLCYVAAGYYDGFFETGLNPWDVAAGSLLITEAGGLIGNFTGEADYMYQREVVAGNPKIYGQLVQILSPYTRVIKADEAAVHEAPALTPEAALAATVAKAAEPPKKKGPVRIRKDDAAV; encoded by the coding sequence ATGTCGCAAGCGCTCCATCCCATGCTCAACATCGCCGTCAAGGCGGCTCGCGCGGCGGGGGCGATCATCAACCGGGCCTCGCTCGACCTCGACCTGCTCAAGGTCAACACCAAGTCGCCGAACGACTTCGTCACCGAGGTGGACCAGGCCGCCGAGCAGGCCATCATCGAGACGCTGCTGAACGCCTACCCCGGCCACGGCATCCTGGCCGAGGAATCCGGACGCGCGCACGGCGCCCAGCACAGCGACTACGTCTGGATCATCGACCCGCTCGACGGCACCACCAACTTCATCCACGGCTTCCCGGTCTACGCGGTGTCCATCGCGCTCACCTTCAAGGGCCAGGTGCAGCAGGCCGTGGTCTACGACCCGACGCGCAACGACCTCTTCTACGCCTCCAAGGGGCGCGGCGCCTTCCTCAACGACAAGCGGCTGCGCGTGTCCAAGCGCACGCGCATGCAGGAATCGCTGGTCGGCACCGGGTTCCCGTTCCGCAAGGGCGACAACTTCAAGCGCTATGTGCAGATGTTCGAGGCCGTCATGCAGAACTGCGCCGGCCTGCGCCGCCCCGGCGCCGCGGCGCTCGACCTGTGCTACGTCGCCGCCGGCTACTACGACGGCTTCTTCGAGACCGGGCTCAATCCGTGGGACGTGGCCGCGGGCTCGCTGCTGATCACCGAGGCCGGGGGGCTGATCGGAAACTTCACCGGCGAGGCCGACTACATGTACCAGCGTGAGGTCGTCGCGGGCAACCCCAAGATCTACGGACAGCTCGTGCAGATCCTGTCGCCGTACACCCGCGTGATCAAGGCCGATGAGGCCGCCGTCCACGAGGCGCCCGCGCTGACCCCCGAAGCCGCGCTCGCGGCCACGGTGGCCAAGGCGGCCGAGCCGCCGAAGAAGAAGGGGCCGGTGCGCATCCGCAAGGACGACGCGGCCGTCTGA
- a CDS encoding PEPxxWA-CTERM sorting domain-containing protein — protein MPGGPGGFVYIPGGNAGFGGDSMLISEYSAGMVGAYQLDASGNPLVATRRTFLSALTGAEGAVIDPVTGDFLFSTFGGGSRVVRVSGFLAPTPVIPEPGTWALMIAGLAGIGAFARRHRPC, from the coding sequence GTGCCGGGAGGCCCCGGAGGCTTCGTCTACATCCCCGGCGGCAACGCCGGCTTCGGCGGCGACAGCATGCTGATCTCGGAGTATTCGGCCGGCATGGTCGGCGCGTACCAGCTCGACGCCAGCGGCAACCCGCTCGTGGCGACGCGGCGTACCTTCCTCTCTGCCCTGACCGGCGCCGAAGGGGCGGTCATCGACCCGGTTACCGGCGACTTCCTGTTCTCGACCTTCGGCGGAGGCAGCCGTGTGGTGCGTGTGTCCGGCTTCCTGGCGCCGACGCCGGTCATCCCGGAACCGGGGACGTGGGCGCTGATGATCGCGGGCTTGGCGGGGATCGGCGCGTTCGCGAGGCGGCATCGGCCGTGTTAG
- a CDS encoding dockerin produces the protein MELTHLPLSHIATLVLHAITRRTETLPHRVLRLHGDRAAGRPEDRRMHFAWPCLSACLVALLAACGGGGGSASTDSQATAAGPSAPAVVPATPSGDNVAAGNQGTPATSTAPATPAVPVTPPAGTSTAPGAAPAAPTTPTTPTTPTTPTTPTTPVTPTAPAAPTGANATGGSAQGTAWTNAKFGGGGYVTGLIFHPTSANVLYARTDVGGAYRWNQATMAWVPITDGFSGPESFHHGVESIALDPNNDRLVYMVTGMYNSADATARLYTSSDRGDHWTYVGLPFSAGGNNNGRAIGERLMVDPNKPSTLFFGSRTAGLWKSTDSGTTWAQVTSLSATKMTSDQINAAGVMGVELVVYDTGTKGTGTATQTLYAAIAPDYVSVAGLSSNLYKSTNGGASWTAVSTPVSGYHIPHIVRAADGQLYVVFTQGAGPSSPGPARLYRFDGSNWTLLNSNDSSGYGGLSVHGSGSSARIALGVTNSWGNWSGQKIVQLSDDGGSTWREIAATMPHTPADDGFSGWIDDVEIDPSNRDHVLHVYGGGIWETRNASSSTPSWTFAVDGLEETCPLALTTPPAGAPYRVIYGSGDVGTWVYTDLAKKPTQGPYNQWSNGNSSDVAWSDPLYIAGVGVLNSSGTGTGFWSGDGGKTWATFATFAPGGAANTSEASNIAVTARNKAVWAPADSVPSYTTDNGATWTATNLPALSVIGGFPRSYRLAADRKNPNKVYAYDSGGAWWGTAGKVYVSTDGGHTFTLSQGSVSVNLRANPFGTTSLAVNPNVEGDLWLADGNAVYHSVDSGATWTKLNNFASIWGSRQTWQWPDAQGASVVALGKAKSGASYSAAVYVVGVINGVWGVYRSDDAGATWTRFNDDAHQFGGFSLMAADQNVYGRVYAAGGCRGMYYSN, from the coding sequence ATGGAACTCACCCACCTTCCCTTGTCGCATATCGCGACCCTGGTACTGCACGCCATCACACGGAGAACCGAGACGCTGCCGCATCGCGTGCTGCGCCTGCACGGCGACCGCGCAGCGGGGCGGCCCGAGGATCGCCGGATGCACTTCGCGTGGCCGTGCCTGTCGGCCTGCCTCGTGGCGCTGCTGGCGGCCTGCGGCGGCGGAGGCGGCAGCGCCTCCACGGACTCCCAGGCGACCGCGGCAGGGCCGTCTGCGCCGGCGGTCGTTCCGGCCACGCCATCGGGTGACAACGTGGCGGCCGGCAACCAGGGGACCCCGGCCACGTCGACGGCACCCGCCACGCCGGCCGTTCCGGTCACACCGCCTGCCGGCACATCGACGGCACCCGGTGCCGCACCGGCCGCGCCAACCACGCCAACCACGCCAACCACGCCAACCACGCCAACCACGCCAACCACCCCAGTCACGCCAACCGCACCGGCCGCACCAACGGGCGCCAATGCAACGGGCGGCAGCGCGCAAGGCACTGCCTGGACCAACGCGAAGTTCGGCGGCGGTGGCTACGTCACCGGCCTCATCTTCCATCCGACGTCCGCGAACGTCCTGTACGCACGCACCGACGTCGGCGGTGCCTATCGCTGGAACCAGGCGACGATGGCCTGGGTGCCGATCACCGACGGGTTCAGCGGCCCCGAAAGCTTCCATCACGGTGTCGAGAGCATCGCGCTGGACCCGAACAACGACCGGCTCGTCTACATGGTCACGGGCATGTACAACTCGGCGGACGCCACCGCCCGCCTCTACACCTCGAGCGACCGCGGCGACCATTGGACATACGTCGGCCTGCCGTTCTCCGCGGGTGGGAACAACAACGGCCGGGCCATCGGCGAACGCCTGATGGTCGACCCCAACAAGCCGTCGACGCTGTTCTTCGGCTCGCGCACGGCCGGGCTGTGGAAGAGCACGGACTCGGGCACCACGTGGGCCCAGGTCACCTCGCTGTCGGCGACCAAGATGACGTCCGACCAGATCAATGCGGCGGGCGTGATGGGCGTCGAGCTGGTGGTCTACGACACCGGCACCAAGGGCACGGGCACGGCGACCCAGACCCTCTACGCCGCCATCGCGCCCGACTACGTCAGCGTCGCCGGCCTGAGCTCGAACCTGTACAAGTCCACCAACGGCGGCGCATCTTGGACCGCAGTCTCGACGCCGGTGTCGGGCTATCACATCCCGCACATCGTGCGTGCGGCCGACGGCCAGTTGTACGTGGTGTTCACCCAGGGCGCCGGCCCGAGTTCCCCCGGTCCTGCCCGCCTGTACAGGTTCGACGGCAGCAACTGGACCTTGCTCAACAGCAACGACTCCTCCGGCTATGGCGGCCTGTCTGTCCACGGCAGTGGCTCGAGCGCCCGCATTGCGCTGGGTGTAACGAACAGCTGGGGCAACTGGAGCGGGCAGAAGATCGTCCAGCTGTCCGACGACGGCGGCAGCACCTGGCGCGAAATCGCTGCCACCATGCCGCACACGCCGGCCGACGACGGCTTCTCCGGATGGATCGACGACGTCGAGATCGACCCGTCCAACCGCGACCACGTGCTGCACGTCTACGGCGGCGGCATCTGGGAAACGCGCAATGCCTCGTCGTCCACGCCGAGCTGGACCTTCGCCGTCGATGGCCTCGAGGAGACCTGTCCGCTGGCGCTCACCACGCCGCCGGCCGGAGCGCCGTACCGGGTGATCTACGGATCGGGTGACGTCGGCACGTGGGTCTACACGGACCTCGCGAAGAAGCCGACCCAAGGCCCCTACAACCAATGGAGCAACGGCAACTCGTCCGACGTGGCGTGGTCGGATCCGCTCTACATCGCCGGCGTCGGCGTGTTGAACAGCAGCGGCACCGGCACCGGCTTCTGGTCCGGCGACGGCGGCAAGACCTGGGCGACCTTCGCCACGTTCGCTCCCGGCGGCGCGGCCAACACGAGCGAAGCGTCGAACATCGCCGTCACCGCGCGCAACAAGGCGGTCTGGGCGCCGGCCGATTCGGTGCCGTCGTACACCACTGACAACGGCGCGACCTGGACGGCGACCAACCTGCCCGCGCTCAGCGTCATCGGCGGGTTCCCCCGCAGCTATCGCCTGGCCGCCGACCGCAAGAACCCGAACAAGGTCTATGCCTACGACTCGGGCGGTGCATGGTGGGGCACGGCAGGCAAGGTCTACGTCTCGACGGATGGTGGACACACCTTCACGCTGAGCCAGGGCTCGGTGTCGGTGAACCTGCGCGCCAATCCCTTTGGGACCACCTCGCTGGCAGTCAACCCCAACGTCGAGGGCGACCTGTGGCTGGCCGACGGCAACGCCGTGTACCACTCGGTCGACTCGGGTGCGACCTGGACCAAGCTCAACAACTTCGCGTCCATCTGGGGCAGCCGCCAGACCTGGCAGTGGCCGGACGCGCAGGGCGCCAGCGTCGTGGCGCTGGGCAAGGCCAAGAGTGGCGCCTCGTACTCCGCCGCGGTCTACGTGGTGGGCGTGATCAATGGCGTGTGGGGCGTGTACCGCTCCGACGACGCCGGCGCCACCTGGACACGCTTCAACGACGACGCACACCAGTTCGGCGGCTTCAGCCTGATGGCGGCCGATCAGAACGTCTATGGACGCGTCTACGCGGCCGGCGGCTGCCGGGGCATGTACTACAGCAACTGA
- a CDS encoding GMC family oxidoreductase has translation MHPRAPRTMANTSFDFDWLVIGSGFGGSVSALRLSEKGYKVGVLECGRRYRDEDFAKSTWQLTRFLWAPLLGLRGILRLVPFKDVFAASGSGVGGGSIVYANTLYRAKPAFFGNVQWGDLAAWDSVLRPHYDTAERMLGVQTVPFDSVNQQLIRDMARHFGTEDSFTRTPNAVYFGTPGKKVADPYFGGEGPERTGCTRCGACMVGCRVGAKNTLLKNYLWFAEKRGATVLPQHQVVDVAPLGAADGSDGYRVTTQRPGAWFFKGRKTFTAGGVVFAAGSLGTNHLLANCKHGGSLPRVSDRLGELVRTNSESILTVRLPEDRKTWNDVAISCSIHVDHDTHIELVNYGRNADFMSLLYTVLVGKGSRVTRPLMWLGSIMRHPLQWLKTLWPAGWSRRMVMLLVMQALDNAIALRAKKRLFAHGYSLRTEQDRDKPNPTFIAGGNAAAAWLAGHTGGIAQSNVLEALGNIPTTAHLLGGAVIGGDASCGVVDKNLRVFGYENLLVCDGAAMPANPGVNPSLTITALAEHAMAQIPPGASAPRGQPFLQSVGVAA, from the coding sequence ATGCATCCACGAGCGCCCCGAACAATGGCAAACACTTCATTCGATTTCGACTGGCTGGTCATCGGATCGGGTTTCGGCGGCAGCGTGTCTGCGCTGCGCCTCTCCGAGAAGGGCTACAAGGTCGGCGTGCTCGAATGCGGGCGGCGCTATCGCGATGAGGATTTCGCGAAGAGCACATGGCAGCTCACGCGCTTCCTGTGGGCGCCGCTGCTCGGGCTCAGAGGCATCCTGCGACTCGTGCCGTTCAAGGACGTCTTCGCCGCGAGCGGCTCGGGTGTCGGTGGCGGCAGCATCGTCTACGCGAACACGCTGTACCGTGCCAAGCCCGCCTTCTTCGGCAATGTGCAGTGGGGCGACCTGGCCGCGTGGGACTCTGTGCTGCGCCCGCACTACGACACGGCCGAGCGCATGCTTGGCGTGCAGACCGTGCCGTTCGATTCGGTCAACCAGCAGCTGATCCGCGACATGGCCAGGCACTTCGGCACCGAAGACTCCTTCACCCGCACACCGAACGCCGTCTACTTCGGAACACCCGGCAAGAAGGTCGCCGATCCGTACTTCGGCGGCGAGGGCCCGGAGCGCACCGGCTGCACGCGCTGCGGCGCATGCATGGTGGGGTGCCGCGTCGGGGCCAAGAACACCCTGCTGAAGAACTACCTGTGGTTCGCCGAGAAGCGCGGCGCTACGGTGCTGCCGCAGCATCAAGTCGTCGACGTGGCCCCGCTGGGAGCGGCCGACGGCAGCGACGGCTACCGCGTGACCACGCAGCGGCCTGGCGCATGGTTCTTCAAGGGCCGCAAGACCTTCACGGCGGGCGGCGTGGTGTTCGCCGCCGGATCGCTGGGCACCAACCATCTGCTCGCCAACTGCAAGCACGGCGGTTCCCTGCCGCGCGTGAGCGACCGGCTCGGTGAACTCGTGCGCACCAACAGCGAATCCATCCTCACGGTGCGCCTGCCCGAGGACCGCAAGACCTGGAACGACGTGGCCATCAGCTGCAGCATCCACGTCGACCACGACACGCACATCGAGCTGGTCAACTACGGCCGCAATGCCGACTTCATGTCGCTGCTCTACACCGTCCTGGTCGGCAAGGGCAGCCGCGTGACGCGGCCGCTGATGTGGCTCGGCAGCATCATGCGCCATCCGCTGCAATGGCTGAAAACGCTGTGGCCTGCCGGTTGGAGCCGTCGCATGGTCATGTTGCTGGTGATGCAGGCGCTCGACAACGCCATCGCGCTGCGTGCGAAGAAGCGCCTCTTCGCGCACGGCTACAGCCTTCGCACGGAGCAGGACCGCGACAAGCCGAACCCGACCTTCATCGCCGGAGGCAATGCAGCGGCTGCCTGGCTGGCCGGGCACACCGGCGGCATCGCGCAGAGCAACGTGCTCGAAGCGCTCGGCAACATACCGACCACGGCGCACCTGCTCGGCGGTGCCGTCATCGGCGGCGACGCGAGCTGCGGCGTGGTAGACAAGAACCTGCGCGTTTTCGGCTACGAGAATCTGCTCGTCTGCGATGGTGCCGCGATGCCGGCGAACCCCGGCGTCAATCCATCGCTCACCATCACCGCGCTGGCTGAGCACGCGATGGCGCAGATCCCGCCTGGCGCATCGGCGCCGCGCGGACAACCGTTCCTTCAGTCCGTCGGAGTCGCCGCATGA